A region of Natribaculum luteum DNA encodes the following proteins:
- a CDS encoding M24 family metallopeptidase: MTDPFDQRIDDCRRRLEDTAAEAAVLFPSPNLTYLTGFEESPSERHLLLFVPRAGEPAFVAPAMYADQLAATPIDDVRLWDDGDDPVSLVAETLSDLDVDGGRVLVDDRMWALFTQNLRSVLPDAEFDLASVVFEDLRLRKDETELEALRRAGDIADRVSAKIRTRGEDVIGTTEADLAAEIERLLAASDGGDPAFETIVASGPNGARPHHHSGDREIEAGDPVVLDFGAFVDADLESGTARYPGDQTRTIVFGGEPSAEYREVHEVVREAQETAVEAVEPGVTAGEIDRAARSVIEDAGYGDAFVHRTGHGVGLEVHEPPYIVDGNDRELEPGMVFSVEPGIYLEGQFGVRIEDLVVVTDDGAEPLNDSPRGWQSET; this comes from the coding sequence ATGACCGACCCGTTCGACCAGCGCATCGACGACTGCCGACGGCGACTCGAGGACACAGCGGCCGAAGCCGCCGTCCTGTTCCCGAGTCCGAATCTCACCTACCTGACCGGGTTCGAGGAGTCGCCGTCCGAACGCCACCTGTTGCTGTTCGTCCCGCGAGCGGGCGAGCCGGCGTTCGTCGCCCCCGCGATGTACGCCGACCAACTCGCGGCGACGCCGATCGACGACGTCCGACTCTGGGACGACGGTGACGACCCGGTCTCGCTCGTCGCGGAGACGCTCTCCGATCTGGACGTCGACGGCGGCCGCGTGCTCGTCGACGACAGGATGTGGGCGCTGTTCACCCAAAACCTCCGGTCGGTTCTCCCCGACGCCGAGTTTGACCTCGCGAGCGTCGTCTTCGAGGACCTCCGGCTGCGAAAGGACGAGACCGAACTCGAGGCGCTTCGCCGCGCTGGCGACATCGCAGACCGGGTCTCGGCCAAGATCCGGACACGGGGAGAAGACGTCATCGGAACGACCGAGGCGGACCTCGCCGCCGAGATCGAGCGGCTGCTCGCCGCGTCCGACGGCGGCGATCCCGCCTTCGAGACCATCGTCGCCTCGGGGCCGAACGGCGCACGTCCACACCACCACAGCGGCGACCGCGAGATCGAGGCCGGCGATCCGGTCGTACTCGACTTCGGCGCGTTCGTCGACGCCGACCTCGAGTCGGGAACCGCACGCTATCCGGGCGATCAGACGCGAACGATCGTCTTCGGCGGCGAGCCCTCCGCTGAGTACCGCGAGGTCCACGAGGTCGTTCGAGAGGCACAGGAGACAGCCGTCGAGGCCGTCGAACCGGGCGTCACTGCCGGCGAGATCGATCGCGCGGCCCGGTCGGTGATCGAGGACGCGGGCTACGGCGACGCGTTCGTCCACCGGACCGGCCACGGCGTCGGCCTCGAGGTCCACGAACCGCCGTACATCGTCGACGGCAACGACCGCGAACTCGAGCCCGGCATGGTCTTCTCCGTCGAACCGGGGATCTACCTCGAGGGGCAGTTCGGCGTCCGGATCGAAGACCTCGTCGTCGTCACCGACGACGGGGCAGAGCCGCTCAACGACTCGCCGCGTGGCTGGCAAAGCGAAACGTAA
- a CDS encoding DUF7350 domain-containing protein — translation MDRRAFLRSTGAVAALGLAGCLERLGFEEQSAWRDPPLVEDRPDAVYVPASSEEMGVYGRATDWEYGVELSYTFPHRFWTVSGTDRNRVVVGADDTMHLMVTPWDAETDTVLPLEMRVDLLQDGERVASEFSPPWPMISQRMGFHYGNNVVLPEEGEYTARISVGPVSVRRTGELEDRFDSSATLEIEFVYDRSDVHDLEFVQIEPDRHGERDALSLMDHDTHDHGGQTDPDSHVAMELGPTPTSQGPPVEDLPGTVLGTERSGDAMVSAIETDRDRFTDGDGTYLAVTLRTPYNGVVLPFTALTATVERGGDAILDAEPLVETVDHAFGHHYGVGVDALEGGDKVTVSVDVPPGVARHDGYETAFFEFDDVEFTI, via the coding sequence ATGGATCGCCGTGCGTTTCTCCGGTCGACTGGGGCCGTCGCTGCCCTCGGTCTCGCCGGCTGTCTCGAGCGACTCGGCTTCGAAGAGCAGTCGGCCTGGCGCGATCCGCCGCTCGTCGAGGACCGACCGGACGCGGTCTACGTGCCGGCCTCGAGCGAGGAGATGGGCGTCTACGGCCGGGCGACCGACTGGGAATATGGGGTCGAACTCTCCTACACGTTCCCCCACCGGTTCTGGACCGTCTCGGGGACCGACCGCAACCGCGTCGTCGTCGGTGCCGACGACACGATGCACCTCATGGTCACGCCCTGGGACGCCGAGACAGACACCGTCCTCCCCCTCGAGATGCGCGTCGACCTCCTCCAGGACGGCGAGCGCGTCGCAAGCGAATTCAGCCCGCCCTGGCCGATGATCTCTCAGCGGATGGGGTTTCACTACGGCAACAACGTCGTCCTCCCCGAGGAAGGCGAGTACACCGCGCGAATCTCGGTCGGTCCGGTCTCCGTCCGTCGAACCGGCGAACTCGAGGATCGGTTCGACTCGTCGGCGACGCTCGAGATCGAGTTCGTCTACGACCGTTCGGACGTCCACGACCTCGAGTTCGTACAGATCGAACCAGATCGTCACGGCGAGCGGGACGCGCTGTCGCTGATGGACCACGACACCCACGATCACGGCGGCCAGACCGACCCCGACTCTCACGTCGCGATGGAACTCGGTCCCACACCCACGTCCCAGGGACCGCCGGTCGAGGACCTCCCGGGGACCGTGCTCGGAACGGAACGCAGCGGCGACGCGATGGTTTCGGCGATCGAAACCGACCGCGACCGCTTTACGGACGGCGACGGCACCTACCTCGCCGTCACACTACGGACGCCGTACAACGGCGTCGTCCTCCCGTTTACGGCCCTGACGGCGACGGTCGAACGCGGTGGGGACGCGATCCTCGACGCGGAACCACTCGTCGAGACCGTCGACCACGCGTTCGGCCACCACTACGGCGTCGGCGTCGACGCGCTCGAGGGCGGCGACAAAGTGACGGTCTCCGTCGACGTCCCACCCGGCGTCGCGCGACACGACGGCTACGAGACGGCGTTTTTCGAGTTCGACGACGTCGAATTCACCATCTAA
- a CDS encoding SCO family protein, translated as MDRRTYLRSLGATGAVAAAGCLESLPGTGGSQTVLGPPEKTRGDPVYPIHGEELPSFSLPDPIAGEEIASEQFEGERSLLVTFLYTSCPDGVCSALLLRLRRAQEAAAAGGYGDDVAFLTMTVDPERDTADVLRSYADERGADPEADNWHFLRPKSYEAARDLLEEKFGVVVEKVDPENVEGHENHGSLEYLFAHVSLILLVNERGIVERAYQNVTAPSGVEPSELVSDLETVVNG; from the coding sequence ATGGACAGGCGTACGTACCTTCGTTCGCTGGGCGCGACGGGTGCTGTCGCCGCGGCGGGTTGTCTCGAGTCGCTCCCGGGGACGGGCGGGAGCCAGACGGTTCTCGGTCCGCCGGAGAAGACTCGCGGCGATCCCGTCTATCCGATCCACGGCGAGGAGTTGCCGTCGTTCAGTCTGCCCGATCCGATCGCCGGCGAGGAAATCGCCTCGGAGCAGTTCGAGGGCGAGCGATCGCTGCTGGTGACGTTTCTCTACACGTCGTGTCCCGACGGCGTGTGTTCGGCGCTGCTGTTACGCTTGCGCCGGGCACAGGAAGCGGCCGCGGCGGGCGGCTACGGCGACGACGTCGCGTTCCTCACGATGACAGTCGATCCGGAACGCGACACGGCAGACGTACTTCGTTCGTACGCCGACGAACGGGGTGCCGACCCCGAGGCGGACAACTGGCACTTCCTGCGCCCGAAGAGCTACGAGGCCGCACGGGATCTGCTCGAGGAGAAGTTCGGGGTGGTCGTCGAGAAAGTCGACCCCGAGAACGTCGAGGGCCACGAGAATCACGGCAGCCTCGAGTATCTGTTCGCACACGTCAGTCTGATCTTGCTGGTCAACGAGCGCGGAATCGTCGAGCGTGCCTACCAGAACGTGACGGCTCCCTCGGGCGTCGAGCCGTCGGAACTCGTCTCCGACCTCGAAACGGTGGTGAACGGGTAG
- a CDS encoding TlpA family protein disulfide reductase, producing the protein MRRRDVLAGVGSLGVIGAAGVLATRGPSALEVDDQGNGGSGDESADPASADPLEIETIDAPGSEAGTMRVPGDGLMLIDFFATWCTICESQMPHLADARAEVDDDVAFLSVTNEPVGRSLSREDVADWWVEHDGNWPVGLDPTVELAERYDALQYPTTIIIDADGAVRWYNTGRKSVDDLLEAVETARAETGTEA; encoded by the coding sequence ATGCGCCGCCGAGACGTCCTCGCTGGCGTCGGCAGCCTGGGCGTGATCGGTGCCGCTGGCGTCCTCGCCACGCGCGGCCCGTCCGCCCTCGAGGTCGACGATCAGGGCAACGGAGGATCGGGAGACGAGTCCGCCGACCCGGCCTCGGCCGACCCACTCGAGATCGAGACGATCGACGCGCCAGGGAGCGAGGCGGGGACGATGCGCGTCCCCGGCGACGGGCTGATGCTGATCGACTTCTTCGCGACCTGGTGTACGATCTGTGAGTCACAGATGCCCCACCTCGCCGACGCGAGAGCGGAGGTCGACGACGACGTCGCGTTCCTGTCGGTGACGAACGAACCGGTCGGTCGGTCGCTCTCGCGCGAGGACGTCGCCGACTGGTGGGTCGAACACGACGGCAACTGGCCGGTCGGCCTCGATCCGACGGTCGAACTCGCCGAACGCTACGACGCCCTCCAGTACCCGACGACGATCATCATCGACGCCGACGGCGCGGTCCGGTGGTACAACACCGGTCGAAAGAGCGTCGACGACCTCCTCGAGGCCGTCGAGACCGCACGCGCGGAAACGGGGACGGAGGCATAA
- a CDS encoding cytochrome c biogenesis CcdA family protein, translating into MVDASITPTLAFAFTAGLATFFSPCAYPLLPGYVGFYVSQTDGEEASLGGAVSRGLIAGTGVLATFTLLAGVTFWVGHATLSNVAIFEPIVGGFLVVFGVLVAVDRAPSLSVTLPKRRSSVAGFGIFGAGYALAAAACVAPMFLAVVGRAISLSTAEATLVLATYAGAMALLMVSVTVATGMGLLASAGSLAAYAGTIKRIAGVVMAIAGIGQLYVAFFVSAAA; encoded by the coding sequence ATGGTCGACGCGTCGATCACACCGACGCTGGCGTTCGCGTTCACCGCCGGCCTCGCGACGTTCTTCTCGCCGTGTGCGTACCCGCTGTTGCCGGGGTACGTTGGCTTTTACGTGAGCCAGACCGACGGCGAGGAGGCGTCGCTGGGGGGTGCGGTCTCGCGTGGGCTGATCGCGGGGACGGGCGTGCTCGCGACGTTTACGCTGCTTGCGGGCGTGACGTTCTGGGTCGGCCACGCGACGCTCTCGAACGTCGCCATCTTCGAGCCGATCGTCGGCGGCTTCCTCGTCGTCTTCGGCGTCCTCGTCGCCGTCGACCGGGCCCCCTCGCTCTCCGTGACGCTCCCGAAACGGCGCTCGAGCGTGGCCGGCTTCGGCATCTTCGGGGCGGGCTACGCGCTCGCGGCGGCGGCCTGCGTCGCACCGATGTTTCTGGCGGTCGTCGGACGGGCGATCTCGCTGTCGACGGCGGAGGCGACGCTCGTGCTGGCGACGTACGCTGGTGCGATGGCACTGTTGATGGTCTCGGTGACGGTCGCGACCGGGATGGGCCTGCTCGCCAGTGCCGGGAGTCTCGCGGCGTACGCGGGGACGATCAAGCGGATCGCCGGCGTCGTGATGGCGATCGCCGGCATCGGCCAGCTCTACGTCGCGTTCTTCGTCTCTGCGGCCGCCTAG
- a CDS encoding bacterio-opsin activator domain-containing protein, producing the protein MSGSRPVAVGDVVRVLVVGDSTRTDDATATLEAAFSGPSVLTARTTTTALDRLADEDVHCVVCDLESDAAETATVETIREQVPDLPVLALVDDGAADALEAGATDVLSSDDPPAVVAARVRHAVERFRLSSRATEGGRYRAVLDASNALVVVVDEDGDVAYASPSIESETGYTPDDLERGDLSRFVHPNDREDVSEMVAEVTSGSLGATARSTARIARVDGTWYVSDVTVTNRLDDPAVEGVVVTITPTELTEAADERLQAAIDRLDRPFFALGSNWELTEVNEVARRLFDQPVGELVGTVVWELLPESVAGTFYERFHEAQTTDDVVEFETAYPPLETRLEVTVYPSESGVTVSAREVAAGEGRDRLDLFESVVDALEDGVFVVEGTAISLANAAVFDLVDADTVVGRDLADLFDDDLAESIHERALSPVRLGEPIETTISDERPVAISVTPLPEADRAVCVIRDATDRVAVRAALSTIREFRGVLVDAESRPEIYQAVVDAVAEVLAVDVVGGYLRDDDSLKPTTFATPGVDESSALELPTLEVGETALAEAFETGDASVHDRSALESLFDGVGVRAERVLVVPVGDDGVVIATTTDPTAFGDREVEFVETVAVLAAVTVTRLERERDLSRQSARLDRLAAIDERKRAITRRLVRADTREEIERFVCKELAAIDWLALVWIGEVDVATETVSPRAWAGEADDYLEAITVDLDQDGEPAGRVAATRDVIEIENVVGEDRNLEWRRAALDREFGSVLGVPLAYDGSIYGTLTAYADRPAVFDGTRDAFVELGETIAYAINAVETRRALLVDGVTELELAIDDEDDPLAALTRRVDCTLELETVVPLSSNRATVFATVSDAPADAVRDAAVDLESVASVRSIAERDDESLFELTLEAETIATTVADHGGVVRSVSAAAERTRLVVELPRGADVRAFVQRLRRDRPTELLVRHERDRSTWTRRAFRDELRDRLTDQQLQALEAAYYGGFFEWPRESTGEEIASSLGVSQPTFNRHFRTAERKLYTLLFDEGTVGSDRE; encoded by the coding sequence GTGAGCGGGAGTCGCCCCGTCGCCGTCGGCGACGTCGTCCGCGTGCTCGTGGTCGGCGACTCGACGCGGACCGACGACGCGACGGCGACACTCGAGGCGGCCTTTTCAGGGCCGTCGGTTCTGACCGCGCGAACGACGACGACCGCGCTGGATCGGCTCGCGGACGAGGACGTCCACTGCGTCGTCTGCGACCTCGAGTCGGACGCGGCGGAGACGGCGACCGTCGAGACGATCCGGGAACAGGTTCCCGACCTCCCTGTCCTCGCGCTGGTCGACGACGGTGCTGCCGACGCGCTCGAGGCGGGTGCGACCGACGTGCTGTCCTCGGACGATCCACCGGCGGTCGTCGCCGCTCGAGTCAGACACGCCGTCGAACGATTCCGTCTGTCTTCGAGAGCGACCGAAGGAGGGCGGTACCGGGCGGTGCTCGACGCGTCGAACGCGCTCGTGGTCGTCGTCGACGAAGACGGCGACGTCGCGTACGCGAGTCCGTCGATCGAGTCGGAGACGGGCTACACGCCCGACGACCTCGAGCGCGGAGACCTCTCGCGGTTCGTCCACCCGAACGACCGCGAGGACGTCAGCGAGATGGTCGCCGAGGTGACGTCGGGGTCGCTCGGCGCGACCGCTCGCTCGACCGCCAGAATCGCGCGCGTCGACGGCACCTGGTACGTCTCGGACGTGACCGTCACGAACCGTCTCGACGATCCGGCCGTCGAGGGCGTCGTCGTCACGATCACACCGACCGAACTCACGGAGGCAGCCGACGAACGGCTGCAGGCGGCGATCGACCGGCTGGATCGTCCCTTCTTCGCGCTCGGTTCGAACTGGGAACTGACGGAGGTCAACGAGGTGGCGCGGCGGCTGTTCGATCAGCCCGTCGGCGAACTCGTCGGGACTGTCGTCTGGGAACTCCTGCCGGAGTCGGTCGCCGGGACGTTCTACGAGCGATTCCACGAGGCACAGACGACCGACGACGTCGTCGAGTTCGAGACGGCGTATCCGCCCCTCGAGACGCGACTCGAGGTGACGGTCTACCCCTCGGAGTCGGGCGTCACGGTCTCCGCGCGCGAGGTGGCCGCAGGCGAGGGACGGGATCGCCTCGACCTGTTCGAGTCGGTCGTCGACGCGCTCGAGGACGGCGTGTTCGTCGTCGAGGGAACGGCTATCTCGCTGGCGAACGCGGCGGTCTTCGATCTGGTAGACGCCGACACCGTGGTCGGTCGTGACCTGGCCGACCTGTTCGACGACGACCTCGCCGAGTCGATCCACGAGCGCGCTCTCTCGCCCGTTCGGCTGGGAGAGCCGATCGAGACGACGATCAGCGACGAGCGACCTGTCGCCATCTCGGTGACGCCGCTTCCGGAGGCCGACCGGGCCGTCTGTGTAATCCGCGACGCGACGGACCGAGTGGCCGTCCGGGCGGCGCTGTCGACGATCCGTGAGTTCCGGGGCGTCCTCGTCGACGCCGAATCCCGACCGGAGATCTACCAGGCGGTCGTCGACGCCGTCGCCGAGGTGCTCGCGGTGGACGTCGTCGGCGGATACCTGCGCGACGACGACAGCCTCAAACCGACTACGTTCGCGACCCCCGGCGTCGACGAGTCGTCGGCGCTCGAACTTCCGACCCTCGAGGTCGGCGAGACGGCCCTCGCCGAGGCATTCGAGACTGGCGACGCGTCAGTACACGACCGATCGGCCCTCGAGTCGCTCTTCGACGGCGTCGGGGTCCGCGCCGAACGCGTCCTCGTCGTCCCTGTCGGTGACGACGGCGTCGTGATCGCGACGACGACCGATCCGACGGCCTTCGGCGACCGCGAGGTCGAGTTCGTCGAGACGGTCGCCGTCCTTGCCGCCGTCACGGTAACGCGACTCGAGCGCGAGCGCGACCTCTCCCGGCAGTCGGCGCGCCTCGATCGCCTCGCCGCGATCGACGAGCGAAAGCGTGCCATCACGCGTCGGCTCGTCCGGGCCGACACGCGCGAGGAGATCGAACGGTTCGTCTGCAAGGAACTGGCCGCGATCGACTGGCTCGCACTGGTCTGGATCGGCGAGGTCGACGTCGCGACCGAGACGGTCTCGCCGCGTGCGTGGGCGGGCGAGGCCGACGACTACCTCGAGGCGATCACTGTCGACCTCGACCAGGATGGGGAACCTGCAGGCCGCGTTGCGGCCACCCGGGACGTGATCGAGATCGAGAACGTCGTTGGCGAGGATCGGAACCTCGAGTGGCGACGAGCGGCGCTCGATCGCGAGTTCGGCTCGGTTCTCGGCGTCCCGCTCGCGTACGACGGGTCGATCTACGGCACGCTCACCGCGTACGCCGATCGGCCGGCCGTGTTCGACGGCACTCGAGATGCGTTCGTCGAGCTGGGTGAGACGATCGCCTACGCGATCAACGCCGTCGAGACCAGGCGGGCATTGCTGGTCGACGGCGTCACCGAACTCGAACTCGCGATAGACGACGAGGACGACCCGCTCGCCGCCCTCACCCGGCGTGTAGATTGCACGCTCGAGCTGGAGACCGTCGTCCCCCTGTCGTCGAACCGGGCGACAGTTTTCGCCACCGTTTCGGACGCGCCGGCGGACGCGGTTCGCGACGCCGCTGTCGACCTCGAGTCGGTCGCGTCGGTGCGGTCGATCGCCGAGCGGGACGACGAGTCGCTGTTCGAACTGACGCTCGAGGCGGAGACGATCGCGACGACGGTCGCAGACCACGGCGGCGTCGTTCGGTCGGTGTCGGCCGCCGCCGAGCGGACGCGACTCGTCGTCGAACTCCCGCGCGGGGCGGACGTTCGGGCGTTCGTCCAGCGGCTTCGACGCGACCGGCCGACGGAACTGCTCGTCCGGCACGAACGCGACCGGTCGACCTGGACGAGACGCGCGTTTCGCGACGAACTCCGGGATCGGCTCACCGATCAGCAACTGCAGGCGCTCGAGGCCGCGTACTACGGCGGCTTCTTCGAGTGGCCTCGCGAGAGCACTGGCGAGGAGATAGCCAGCTCGCTCGGCGTCTCGCAGCCGACGTTCAATCGGCACTTTCGGACGGCCGAACGGAAGCTGTACACGCTACTGTTCGACGAGGGGACCGTCGGAAGCGACCGGGAATAA
- a CDS encoding helix-turn-helix domain-containing protein, with amino-acid sequence MVSTDAVGSERVVLRSRAEGGIVAEIRLDHPDLFLRPTIRRAPDVTIEPEYRTAVEPDRTLLYVTAYGNAFDDFEAAVDVDPTVTDPVLLDRYPDRRVYRVELTDRAITYTPKTAEIGGRVLECTSCRDGWIVQLRLPDREALVAFNEYCRERDVTFQVNHLQQADDGEDGVVGLTTKQQELLTVAYEEGYFEVPRGISQSELAERLDVSKSAISQRLRRALAELCRETLT; translated from the coding sequence ATCGTGAGTACTGACGCCGTTGGCTCCGAGCGAGTAGTCCTCCGGTCGCGTGCTGAGGGAGGGATCGTCGCCGAAATCCGTCTCGATCACCCCGATCTCTTTCTCCGCCCGACCATTCGCCGGGCACCTGACGTCACGATCGAGCCGGAGTATCGGACGGCCGTCGAGCCGGACCGGACGCTGCTGTACGTCACCGCCTACGGGAACGCGTTCGACGACTTCGAGGCGGCCGTCGACGTCGACCCGACCGTCACCGATCCGGTTTTGCTCGACCGCTACCCCGATCGGCGGGTCTACCGCGTCGAACTCACCGACCGCGCGATCACGTACACGCCGAAGACGGCCGAGATCGGCGGCCGAGTCCTCGAGTGTACGAGCTGTCGCGACGGGTGGATCGTCCAGCTCCGGCTGCCGGACAGGGAGGCGCTCGTGGCGTTCAACGAGTACTGCCGGGAACGGGACGTTACCTTCCAGGTCAACCACTTACAGCAAGCCGACGACGGGGAAGACGGCGTCGTCGGCCTCACCACGAAACAACAGGAGCTGCTCACCGTCGCCTACGAGGAGGGCTACTTCGAAGTCCCGCGGGGGATCTCACAGAGCGAACTGGCGGAGCGACTGGACGTCTCGAAGTCCGCGATCTCCCAGCGCCTGCGCCGAGCGCTCGCCGAACTCTGCCGCGAGACGCTCACGTAG
- a CDS encoding DUF7504 family protein produces the protein MTSTNHRPTLGESTVDDRSLPADLPPGATILVAVPDSIELPSLPLELLARYAAPEDCAICVTSRQGETATLEPTIEHLTREHVAGVGVVDTTAGERLTALYRPVPTVYTPVPGDIERTTVALSELQQSFPCSDRLHLSITSLSPIVEDVDRSAAAVLESFLTAIDRGDGVATVGLEYTRHDAETMDSLSAVVDGVVWVEPQPDGGLALEYRSARSRR, from the coding sequence ATGACCTCCACGAACCATCGACCGACGCTGGGTGAATCGACAGTCGACGACCGGTCGCTTCCGGCCGATCTCCCGCCAGGAGCGACGATACTCGTCGCCGTCCCCGACTCGATCGAGCTTCCCTCGCTCCCACTCGAGTTACTCGCCCGGTACGCCGCACCCGAGGACTGTGCGATCTGTGTGACGAGCCGCCAGGGGGAGACGGCTACACTCGAGCCGACGATCGAGCACCTCACACGCGAGCACGTTGCTGGCGTGGGCGTCGTCGACACGACGGCGGGTGAACGGTTGACCGCCCTCTACCGTCCGGTGCCGACGGTTTACACGCCCGTTCCGGGCGACATCGAGCGGACGACGGTCGCCCTCTCGGAACTCCAGCAGTCGTTTCCCTGTTCCGACCGGTTGCACCTGTCGATCACGTCGCTCTCGCCGATCGTCGAAGACGTCGACAGGTCGGCTGCGGCCGTCCTCGAGTCGTTTCTGACGGCGATCGACCGCGGCGATGGCGTCGCGACGGTCGGCCTCGAGTACACCCGCCACGACGCGGAGACGATGGATTCGCTCTCGGCAGTCGTCGACGGCGTCGTCTGGGTGGAACCACAGCCGGACGGCGGGCTCGCACTCGAGTATCGGTCGGCGAGAAGTCGTCGGTGA
- a CDS encoding DUF5786 family protein, which produces MGFGSYDESEQQQQTATDDEDVEAVNVHENAHEGEMTFESNASTDELVSQLGAMKDRDDD; this is translated from the coding sequence ATGGGTTTTGGTAGCTACGACGAATCCGAGCAGCAACAGCAGACCGCCACCGACGACGAGGACGTCGAAGCCGTCAACGTACACGAGAACGCACACGAGGGAGAGATGACCTTCGAGTCCAACGCGTCGACCGACGAACTGGTCTCACAGCTCGGCGCGATGAAAGATCGCGACGACGACTAA
- a CDS encoding DUF5518 domain-containing protein, with amino-acid sequence MSDDTSNTLVNAVVGAVVTVVLSFLAFSPIVGGAVAGYLERRDGLRVGAISGAIAAIPLVTLAFLFVGFFGFFATGAPGFFVFFAAIALPFGLLYSIGLSALGGYVGVYLADEFRDDLDRPSARSPHDRR; translated from the coding sequence ATGTCAGACGATACCTCGAACACACTCGTCAACGCGGTCGTCGGCGCAGTCGTGACCGTCGTCCTGTCGTTTCTGGCGTTCTCGCCGATCGTCGGCGGTGCCGTGGCGGGCTATCTCGAGCGGCGAGACGGTCTCCGCGTGGGTGCGATCTCGGGCGCAATCGCCGCGATTCCACTGGTGACACTGGCGTTTCTGTTCGTCGGGTTCTTCGGGTTCTTCGCGACCGGTGCACCAGGGTTCTTCGTCTTCTTCGCGGCGATCGCACTTCCGTTCGGGTTGCTGTACTCGATCGGACTGAGTGCGCTCGGTGGCTACGTCGGTGTCTATCTCGCCGACGAGTTCCGCGACGACCTGGATCGGCCGTCCGCTCGTTCCCCGCACGATCGCAGGTGA